A genome region from Penaeus chinensis breed Huanghai No. 1 chromosome 22, ASM1920278v2, whole genome shotgun sequence includes the following:
- the LOC125037168 gene encoding uncharacterized protein LOC125037168 gives MFKRQLLIVLLVGVCFFGVIYATGCEPSCIDTAFYGTKKCLPAGSMVEDPMNCTQYYFCLSNCAVMEHPVPCDGATFNPDSGACDGPPDCKASCDTGSCHLTCNGTLDMISDPIDCSKYYICFPHGIEGPFTCPASAPFFNGETCVIENSECCEGSCLPFCPSAGVQIPDPLDCKKYYICVTGGELASEDFHFTCNSGNFDIAQGLCSDTAECKVLCPGGVSIP, from the exons ATGTTCAAACGACAGCTTCTGATAGTTCTTTTGGTG GGTGTGTGCTTCTTTGGCGTCATATACGCCACTGGCTGCGAACCTTCTTGCATTGATACAGCATTCTACGGAACCAAGAAATGTCTACCAGCTGGCAGCATGGTTGAAGACCCGATGAACTGCACGCAGTACTACTTTTGCCTGTCTAACTGTGCAGTTATGGAACATCCAGTGCCCTGCGACGGAGCAACCTTCAACCCTGATAGTGGCGCATGCGATGGACCGCCGGACTGCAAAGCCTCCTGTGACACAGGCAGCTGCCACCTCACCTGCAACGGGACGCTGGACATGATTAGCGACCCAATCGACTGCAGCAAATATTACATCTGCTTCCCGCACGGCATCGAAGGACCCTTCACTTGCCCAGCCAGTGCGCCTTTTTTCAATGGAGAAACCTGTGTGATTGAGAACAGCGAGTGCTGCGAGGGAAGCTGCTTGCCTTTTTGTCCATCGGCAGGCGTGCAAATTCCTGATCCCTTAGACTGTAAGAAGTATTACATCTGCGTTACAGGGGGGGAACTAGCATCGGAAGATTTCCATTTCACTTGCAACTCTGGCAATTTCGACATAGCTCAGGGGCTATGCTCAGACACCGCAGAATGTAAAGTGTTATGTCCGGGCGGTGTATCAATACCATGA
- the LOC125037078 gene encoding uncharacterized protein LOC125037078 yields the protein MFKRQLLIVLLVGVCFFGVIYATGCEPSCIDTAFYGTKKCLPAGSMVEDPMNCTQYYFCLSNCAVMEHPVPCDGATFNPDTGACDGPPDCKASCDTGSCHLTCNGTLDMISDPLDCSNYYICLPGEIRGPFTCPASAPFFNGETCVIENSECCEGSCLPFCSSAGVQIPDPLDCKKYYICVTGGELASEDFHFTCNSGNFDIAQGLCSDTAECKVLCPGGVPGGATTAAGSTAVSSAPSVTPSGDCQDSLTCTAVGNVAKCITCQPEYFHCSAVGQPGVSQTCSGDLVFNPIPSFPYCVLPSNCPYTPPL from the exons ATGTTCAAACGACAGCTTCTGATAGTTCTTTTGGTG GGTGTGTGCTTCTTTGGCGTCATATACGCCACTGGCTGCGAACCTTCTTGCATTGATACAGCATTCTACGGAACCAAGAAATGTCTACCAGCTGGCAGCATGGTTGAAGACCCGATGAACTGCACGCAGTACTACTTTTGCCTGTCTAACTGTGCAGTTATGGAACATCCAGTGCCCTGCGACGGAGCAACCTTCAACCCTGATACTGGCGCATGCGATGGACCGCCGGACTGCAAAGCCTCCTGTGACACAGGCAGCTGCCACCTCACCTGCAACGGGACGCTGGACATGATTAGCGATCCACTCGACTGCAGCAATTATTACATCTGCCTCCCGGGCGAAATCAGAGGACCCTTCACTTGCCCAGCCAGTGCGCCCTTTTTCAATGGAGAAACCTGTGTGATTGAGAACAGCGAGTGCTGCGAGGGAAGCTGCTTGCCTTTTTGTTCATCGGCAGGCGTGCAAATTCCTGATCCCTTAGACTGTAAGAAGTATTACATCTGCGTTACAGGGGGGGAACTAGCATCGGAAGATTTCCATTTCACTTGCAACTCTGGCAATTTCGACATAGCTCAGGGGTTATGCTCAGACACCGCAGAATGTAAAGTGTTATGTCCGGGCGGTGTCCCTGGTGGAGCCACAACCGCGGCCGGTAGCACTGCCGTTTCCTCTGCCCCATCAGTCACGCCGTCCGGCGACTGTCAAGACTCTCTCACCTGCACTGCAGTTGGCAATGTCGCCAAGTGCATCACATGCCAGCCGGAATATTTCCACTGCTCAGCCGTAGGACAGCCAGGGGTCAGCCAGACGTGTTCGGGCGACCTAGTGTTTAACCCGATCCCCAGTTTCCCGTACTGCGTCTTACCCTCGAACTGCCCTTACACTCCACCGCTGTAG
- the LOC125036926 gene encoding antifreeze protein Maxi-like — protein MFANIITYVKQVFWGLINLGFTQKSEGEAAPEAASKAASKAASKATPEAASKAASKATPEAASKAASKATPEAASKAASKAASKAASKAVSKAAPEAACKAASEAASKVAPKAASEAASKVASKAASEAASKVASKAASEAASKVASKAASEAASKVASKAASEATSKAASKAASKATSKAAPKAASKATSKAAPKAASKVAPKAASETSEAASKAASEATSKAAPKAAPKAAPKAASKAAPMAASKAAPKAASKSAPNAASKAASKAASKAASGDAVHVNYPVMPYMRSVLTKLFADLRSDYKLCIVVPDGFSGDLQLKGSANGVNAALCMISTIAEAAKEC, from the coding sequence ATGTTTGCCAATATAATAACTTATGTGAAACAAGTTTTTTGGGGATTGATAAATTTAGGCTTTACACAGAAGAGCGAGGGCGAGGCGGCTCCCGAGGCGGCCTCCAAGGCGGCCTCCAAGGCGGCCTCCAAGGCGACTCCCGAGGCGGCCTCCAAGGCGGCCTCCAAGGCGACTCCCGAGGCGGCCTCCAAGGCGGCCTCCAAGGCGACTCCCGAGGCGGCCTCCAAGGCGGCCTCCAAGGCGGCCTCCAAGGCGGCCTCCAAGGCGGTCTCCAAGGCGGCTCCCGAGGCGGCCTGCAAGGCGGCCTCCGAGGCGGCCTCCAAGGTGGCTCCCAAGGCGGCCTCCGAGGCGGCCTCCAAGGTGGCTTCCAAGGCGGCCTCCGAGGCGGCCTCCAAGGTGGCTTCCAAGGCGGCCTCCGAGGCGGCCTCCAAGGTGGCTTCCAAGGCGGCCTCCGAGGCGGCCTCCAAGGTGGCTTCCAAGGCGGCCTCCGAGGCGACCTCCAAGGCGGCTTCCAAGGCGGCCTCCAAGGCGACCTCTAAGGCGGCTCCCAAGGCGGCCTCCAAGGCGACCTCCAAGGCGGCTCCCAAGGCGGCCTCCAAGGTGGCTCCCAAGGCGGCCTCCGAGACTTCCGAGGCGGCCTCCAAGGCGGCCTCCGAGGCGACCTCCAAGGCGGCTCCCAAGGCGGCTCCCAAGGCGGCTCCCAAGGCGGCCTCCAAGGCGGCTCCCATGGCGGCCTCCAAGGCGGCTCCCAAGGCGGCCTCCAAGTCGGCTCCCAACGCGGCCTCCAAGGCAGCCTCTAAGGCGGCCTCCAAGGCAGCCTCCGGGGATGCCGTACACGTCAACTACCCAGTCATGCCGTACATGAGGTCTGTCTTGACCAAGCTGTTTGCTGACCTCAGGAGCGATTACAAGCTTTGCATTGTTGTGCCCGATGGCTTCAGCGGCGACCTGCAACTGAAGGGTTCTGCTAACGGCGTCAATGCTGCCCTGTGCATGATCTCTACTATTGCGGAGGCAGCCAAGGAGTGCTAG